From Musa acuminata AAA Group cultivar baxijiao chromosome BXJ3-8, Cavendish_Baxijiao_AAA, whole genome shotgun sequence, one genomic window encodes:
- the LOC135644416 gene encoding protein PSK SIMULATOR 1-like, translating into MSTMALDSWLSRVKSAIFTGIESVRSTMNADAADSALDRKRATVGILAFEIAGLMSKLLHLWRSLSDAQLARLRNDTIALPGIRKIVSDDDSFLLGLACAELVESLRLVAESVSMMSQRCVDPALRGFSGGFKEFSDFGHDANRWVMGWKEMESKARKMDRYVASTAALYKEMDQLSETEHSLRKIVHCGGECNRSMSTSRLAMVAEIQQKIFWQKQQVKYLKQTSLWSCTFDAVVSLLGRSAFTVVTRIKHIFRVGSESYPLPRSLSGSAAVYPSSDTVSPPSKFLSGPPLLPSKHEQGGFFETGSSMLVPPPSTLGAAALALLYANLIIVLEKMIRSPRAVGADARNDLYGMLPASVRCQLRARLRGVGQAVARDVGLAAEWRAALARIAEWLGPVAHDTIRWQGELSFERRSAAAPRANVLLLQTLYFADRAKVEAAVTELLVGLNYLWRFEREMSALAFAADHGALQQ; encoded by the coding sequence ATGAGTACCATGGCGTTAGACTCATGGCTGAGCAGAGTGAAATCGGCCATCTTCACCGGGATCGAGTCCGTCCGATCGACCATGAACGCCGACGCCGCCGACTCCGCGCTGGACCGAAAGAGGGCCACCGTTGGCATCCTCGCCTTCGAGATCGCCGGCCTCATGTCTAAGTTGCTCCACCTGTGGCGCTCACTATCCGACGCGCAACTCGCGCGCCTCCGCAACGACACCATCGCACTGCCCGGCATCAGGAAGATCGTCTCCGACGACGACTCGTTCCTCCTCGGCCTCGCGTGCGCTGAGCTGGTCGAGTCGCTCCGCCTCGTCGCCGAATCGGTCTCCATGATGAGCCAGCGATGCGTCGATCCGGCTCTGCGAGGATTTAGCGGAGGATTCAAGGAATTCTCCGACTTTGGCCACGATGCCAATCGGTGGGTCATGGGATGGAAGGAGATGGAGTCGAAGGCCAGGAAAATGGATCGGTACGTGGCGTCGACGGCCGCGCTCTACAAGGAGATGGACCAACTATCAGAGACGGAGCACAGCCTCAGAAAGATCGTGCACTGCGGTGGCGAGTGCAACCGGAGCATGTCGACGAGCAGGCTCGCCATGGTGGCCGAGATCCAGCAGAAGATCTTCTGGCAGAAGCAGCAGGTAAAGTACCTGAAACAAACGTCTCTTTGGAGCTGCACGTTCGACGCCGTGGTGTCGCTTCTGGGCCGGTCCGCATTCACGGTGGTCACCAGAATCAAGCACATCTTCCGCGTCGGCAGCGAGTCGTATCCCTTGCCTCGAAGCCTGTCGGGATCCGCTGCTGTGTACCCGTCCTCCGACACGGTTTCGCCGCCTTCGAAGTTTTTGTCGGGGCCACCGCTGCTCCCGTCGAAGCACGAGCAAGGAGGCTTCTTCGAGACCGGCTCGTCGATGCTGGTGCCGCCGCCGTCGACGCTGGGCGCGGCGGCGCTGGCCCTGCTCTATGCCAACTTGATCATAGTGCTGGAGAAGATGATCCGGTCGCCGAGGGCGGTGGGGGCGGACGCCAGGAACGACCTGTACGGGATGTTGCCGGCGAGCGTGAGGTGTCAGCTGCGGGCGAGGCTGAGGGGGGTGGGGCAGGCAGTGGCGCGGGACGTTGGCCTGGCCGCCGAATGGAGGGCGGCGCTGGCGCGGATCGCAGAGTGGTTGGGGCCGGTGGCGCACGACACCATAAGGTGGCAGGGGGAGCTGAGCTTCGAGCGGCGGAGCGCGGCGGCGCCCAGGGCCAACGTGCTCCTGCTGCAGACGCTCTACTTCGCCGACAGGGCGAAGGTAGAGGCCGCCGTCACGGAGCTGCTGGTGGGGCTCAATTATCTGTGGCGGTTCGAGAGGGAGATGAGCGCCCTGGCGTTTGCCGCAGATCACGGAGCACTCCAACAGTAA
- the LOC103995011 gene encoding very-long-chain aldehyde decarbonylase GL1-10, with translation MLPFASISEAEAALGRNLTSAETVWFRYSAGMHDFWLYAHNIVFILLVYTLAPLPVALVELMRPKAIHRYKLQPKIHVPVADVLRCYRNVVKTFVFAVGPLQLFSFPTIKWWGIRLGLPLPSAWEVAAQLGVYFVVEDYFNYWLHRALHCRWGYEHVHRVHHEFTAPIGFAAPYAHWAEVLILGLPAFLGPAIAPGHILTFWLWFVLRHIEAIEIHCGYDFPRTPTKYIPFYGGAEFHDYHHYVGGQSHSNFASVFTYCDYIYGTDKGYRYHKAVSVKLRRQSDADKQHGEMTDMSGKRD, from the exons ATGCTGCCGTTCGCAAGCATCAGCGAGGCGGAGGCGGCACTTGGGAGGAACCTGACTTCGGCGGAGACGGTTTGGTTCCGGTACTCTGCCGGGATGCATGACTTCTGGCTCTACGCCCACAACATCGTCTTCATCCTCCTGGTCTACACTCTGGCGCCGCTCCCCGTGGCCTTGGTGGAGCTGATGCGCCCCAAGGCCATCCACAGGTACAAGCTCCAGCCGAAGATCCACGTCCCCGTCGCCGACGTCCTCAGGTGTTACAGGAACGTCGTCAAGACCTTCGTCTTTGCCGTCGGTCCTCTGCAGCTCTTCTCCTTCCCCACCATCAAG TGGTGGGGGATTCGGTTGGGGCTGCCGCTGCCCTCGGCGTGGGAGGTGGCGGCGCAGCTGGGCGTGTACTTCGTGGTGGAGGACTACTTCAACTACTGGCTCCACCGGGCGCTGCACTGCCGGTGGGGCTACGAGCACGTCCACAGGGTGCACCACGAGTTCACGGCGCCCATCGGGTTCGCGGCGCCGTACGCCCACTGGGCCGAGGTCCTCATCCTGGGGCTGCCCGCCTTCCTCGGCCCCGCCATCGCCCCCGGCCACATCCTCACCTTTTGGCTCTGGTTCGTGCTCCGCCACATCGAAGCCATCGAGATACACTGCGg CTACGACTTCCCTCGAACCCCTACCAAGTACATCCCGTTCTACGGAGGAGCAGAGTTCCATGATTACCATCACTACGTAGGAGGGCAGAGTCACAGCAACTTTGCATCGGTCTTCACCTACTGTGACTACATATATGGGACTGATAAG GGCTACAGATATCACAAAGCAGTGTCTGTGAAG CTGAGGAGGCAGAGTGATGCAGATAAGCAGCATGGGGAAATGACGGACATGAGTGGCAAGCGCGATTAA
- the LOC135644736 gene encoding IRK-interacting protein-like has product MASSSSSSSSFLPPPPFPRSSVFTPIPEHDEEEEEEEEEQPQEAVPVEQPSTAAVTDSTSSVHNPAQHHASTASSAAIALPMATTRRPSRSRGHDDSEDVSVSCNNCRPTSRDKLISVVPLDTASGRQHPTAFSSSSPGQGGLLRSLFFSLTRRSPAVSSAAAASSAIREDQWRFLAAELSRKLIHTTRKRDEAVLEASRLKQSLAELDDKIDRLESHCCDLRAALQSGPAPGPSSGTFPAESFHLAVADARAAVRHLARSLIAQLRLSPPGSLSSDRVAALIQSYDPRAAVQWQRNPGGLVFYMEALLNRVLYDGFEKDEEEEARQIDPAVRCAASRAGYEAVRGLGWEEVLSNGTRHYSEGLSRFCDRKMSEVVVMVGLARAWPEGLLQAFFGAAKGAWVVRLMARSVHPAVPALRAGRGARFDGRFMEDVASDRARRQTTASVRAMVAPGFHVYNNNGGGGVVKCTVLCAYNSECGNNGRSDTTMVTRDLRSCSVGKK; this is encoded by the exons atggcctcctcctcctcctcctcctcttcctttcttcCTCCTCCGCCCTTTCCGCGCTCTTCGGTATTCACCCCT ATTCCCGAACAcgacgaggaagaagaggaggaggaagaagagcagcCGCAGGAAGCAGTGCCTGTAGAACAGCCATCCACTGCGGCCGTAACCGATAGTACTTCGTCCGTGCACAACCCTGCGCAGCACCACGCCTCCACCGCGTCCTCGGCGGCAATTGCCTTACCAATGGCCACCACGCGGCGACCCTCCCGTTCCAGAGGCCACGACGACAGCGAGGATGTGTCCGTATCCTGCAACAACTGCCGACCGACCTCCCGCGACAAGCTCATATCCGTCGTTCCTCTCGACACTGCTTCTGGCCGCCAACATCCCACCGCGTTCTCCTCTTCGTCTCCCGGTCAAGGCGGCCTCCTCCGCTCCTTGTTCTTCTCTCTCACCCGACGGAGCCCCGCCGTTTCTTCCGCCGCAGCAGCCTCCTCTGCTATCCGCGAGGACCAATGGCGTTTCCTGGCGGCGGAGCTCTCCCGGAAGCTTATCCACACCACGCGGAAGCGTGACGAAGCCGTGCTCGAGGCCTCCCGCCTCAAGCAGTCTCTCGCCGAGCTGGATGACAAGATCGATCGCCTCGAGTCCCACTGCTGCGACCTCCGGGCCGCCCTCCAATCCGGCCCTGCTCCTGGGCCGTCCTCCGGCACCTTCCCGGCGGAGTCCTTCCACCTCGCAGTTGCCGATGCACGGGCTGCCGTCCGACACCTCGCCCGATCTCTGATCGCTCAGCTCCGACTCAGCCCACCCGGGTCGCTGTCCTCCGACCGGGTCGCCGCGCTGATCCAGTCGTACGATCCCCGGGCCGCGGTCCAGTGGCAGAGGAACCCCGGCGGTTTGGTGTTCTACATGGAAGCGCTGCTGAACCGAGTGCTCTATGACGGGTTCgagaaggacgaggaggaggaggcgaggcAGATCGATCCGGCGGTCCGGTGCGCGGCCAGCCGGGCGGGCTACGAGGCGGTCCGGGGGCTGGGCTGGGAAGAGGTTCTCAGCAATGGGACGCGGCACTACAGCGAGGGGCTGAGCCGGTTCTGCGACCGGAAGATGAGCGAGGTGGTGGTGATGGTCGGGTTGGCGCGAGCGTGGCCAGAGGGGCTGCTGCAAGCCTTCTTCGGGGCGGCAAAGGGGGCGTGGGTGGTCCGGCTCATGGCGCGCTCCGTCCACCCGGCGGTCCCGGCGCTGAGGGCCGGCCGGGGAGCGCGCTTCGACGGCCGGTTCATGGAGGACGTCGCGTCCGACCGGGCCAGGCGGCAGACCACAGCGAGCGTGCGTGCGATGGTGGCTCCCGGGTTCCACGTGTACAACAACAACGGTGGCGGTGGGGTGGTCAAGTGCACGGTGCTCTGCGCGTACAACAGCGAGTGCGGTAACAACGGTCGAAGTGACACGACGATGGTTACGAGAGACCTTCGCAGCTGCAGTGTAGGAAAGAAATAA
- the LOC135644861 gene encoding uncharacterized protein LOC135644861 produces MKLVWCPETASKAYIDAVTALADRNLEEINVAELVSAMAGGWKAQLIVEAWARDAGAATGVGLRAAAKHGRGRHVCVVPGEQSAAEYVDAMRRAGAAVEAESVVVGEAEEVMRELEGVDLMVVDCRRRDAGRVLREARPGPRGMVVVCKGAGRRRGGAAVALGAGTRVVRSTYLPVGCGVEVLHVGVGNGPSLGGRGGRWIRHVDRDTKEEHVFRRR; encoded by the coding sequence ATGAAGCTGGTTTGGTGCCCTGAGACTGCCTCCAAGGCCTACATCGACGCAGTCACGGCCCTCGCCGATCGGAACCTCGAGGAGATCAACGTCGCCGAGCTGGTCTCCGCCATGGCTGGGGGTTGGAAAGCGCAGCTCATCGTGGAAGCATGGGCTCGCGATGCCGGCGCCGCCACCGGCGTCGGGCTCCGAGCTGCCGCCAAGCACGGGCGAGGCCGCCACGTGTGCGTCGTTCCCGGAGAGCAGTCGGCGGCGGAGTACGTCGACGCGATGCGACGGGCGGGAGCTGCGGTGGAGGCGGAGTCGGTGGTGGTGGGGGAGGCGGAAGAGGTGATGCGGGAACTGGAGGGGGTGGACCTGATGGTGGTGGACTGCCGGCGGAGGGACGCGGGGCGGGTGCTGAGAGAGGCGCGGCCGGGGCCGAGGGGGATGGTGGTGGTGTGCAAGGGGGCGGGCCGGCGGCGGGGCGGGGCTGCCGTGGCGCTCGGCGCGGGGACGAGGGTGGTGCGGTCGACGTACCTGCCGGTGGGGTGCGGCGTGGAGGTGTTGCACGTGGGCGTCGGAAACGGGCCGAGCTTGGGTGGCCGCGGAGGCCGGTGGATTAGACACGTGGATCGTGACACCAAGGAGGAGCACGTGTTCCGCCGGCGGTGA